A part of Brassica rapa cultivar Chiifu-401-42 chromosome A05, CAAS_Brap_v3.01, whole genome shotgun sequence genomic DNA contains:
- the LOC117133896 gene encoding uncharacterized protein LOC117133896: MVKKTKGRLEAERQEAESQEFALRGKALTCEPTGSRTQRTVRQQTLAARKSKEHEKRAGKSVAVPTHEEGETESEDEPAPTKKAKMSKGKGVAVDRDRAKTPSVEELYDHLKNGVTWAPTRFADLDLLKELGLESDIEAMLGHLKMPKLLTMAYPFYKDVTCQFLSSLVVTYHDTAHVRQGWGKIRFKINGREYNMNFKDIGRVMGFQDLEDNSLTKCENLPTELWKLITGNRHSTGADKNSHIRHPSVRYLHRLLVHAFYPRKQAGNVTEEDMRLLCPAIRLYTQPGVLPLPSTDIYATFGMVSFFVGRLEHYRDWTWYTTDSRPKMGIGGMITPQLQFLNVPLGKDAAGPRFIDGTYLRIATYFSGMYGKDYVYHYYLQGKPVEVFLPNRNLTSLEIPGAVSFNIPQEYFLGEHGPLDPIQAASSRRRSVPTQPDSPVADTSEHIYGPPRYYFKPHDGVLPPEALRDAHDHIGRLQRWNKAQDRTIEKLKDKCKALSKTVKKQAKTSAKFMKKVADVLTRGGIAGCSSADFAFANTSNPQPPPPPDALGFPLTAAQLQLRTRLTRLRASHGMEAPVQHPVVTTPPSLLTTTMLGHLPPPTIHRRYSFLSLVYTISFLHISFLLGISLFP; this comes from the exons ATGGTTAAGAAGACAAAGGGAAGGTTGGAAGCTGAGAGGCAAGAAGCCGAAAGTCAAGAGTTTGCACTAAGAGGAAAAGCTTTAACCTGCGAGCCAACTGGCTCAAGGACGCAGAGGACTGTGCGACAGCAGACGTTGGCTGCAAGGAAATCGAAAGAACACGAGAAGAGGGCAGGGAAAAGTGTAGCAGTTCCCACCCATGAGGAAGGTGAAACTGAGAGTGAAGATGAGCCGGCACCTACGAAGAAAGCCAAGATGTCAAAGGGCAAAGGGGTTGCTGTTGATCGAGACAGAGCGAAAACTCCATCTGTGGAGGAGCTATATGATCATTTGAAGAATGGAGTCACTTGGGCTCCAACCAGGTTTGCCGACCTCGATTTGCTGAAGGAGTTGGGTCTAGAGTCTGATATTGAGGCGATGCTGGGACATTTGAAGATGCCAAAACTCCTCACCATGGCTTATCCTTTCTACAAGGATGTCACTTGTCAGTTCCTCTCCTCTCTTGTGGTCACTTACCACGACACGGCGCATGTGAGACAAGGATGGGGAAAAATCAGGTTCAAGATCAATGGAAGAGAATACAACATGAACTTCAAGGACATTGGGAGGGTCATGGGATTCCAAGACCTAGAAGACAACTCCCTTACCAAGTGTGAGAACCTCCCCACAGAGCTTTGGAAGTTGATCACTGGAAACAGGCACTCTACCGGGGCTGACAAGAACTCACACATCCGACACCCGTCTGTACGCTACCTCCACAGATTGCTAGTCCATGCTTTCTACCCACGGAAGCAAGCTGGTAATGTTACTGAGGAAGACATGCGACTGCTCTGTCCGGCTATCCGTCTTTACACTCAACCTGGAGTGTTACCCCTTCCCAGCACTGATATCTATGCTACCTTTGGGATGGTCAGTTTCTTTGTGGGCCGTCTCGAACACTACAGAGACTGGACGTGGTACACCACTGATTCGCGCCCAAAGATGGGGATAGGCGGAATGATCACACCACAGCTCCAATTTCTGAATGTTCCCTTGGGAAAGGACGCAGCGGGGCCTAGGTTCATTGATGGCACCTACTTGAGGATTGCCACCTATTTCAGTGGGATGTATGGGAAGGACTACGTCTACCACTACTACTTGCAGGGCAAGCCAGTCGAGGTGTTTCTTCCAAACCGGAACCTGACGAGTTTAGAGATACCTGGagctgtcagcttcaacattccCCAGGAGTACTTTCTCGGAGAACACGGGCCTCTCGATCCAATTCAAGCAGCTTCATCAAGGAGAAGGAGTGTCCCTACGCAACCTGACTCGCCTGTTGCAGACACGTCTGAGCATATCTATGGACCTCCGCGCTACTACTTCAAGCCCCATGACGGAGTCCTTCCCCCCGAAGCTCTCCGTGATGCTCATGACCACATTGGTCGTCTCCAGAGGTGGAACAAAGCTCAGGACAGAACGATAGAAAAGCTGAAGGATAAGTGCAAGGCGCTCAGCAAGACTGTGAAGAAGCAGGCAAAGACTtcagccaagttcatgaagaaaGTAGCTGATGTTTTAACTAGGGGAGGAATAGCTGGATGTAGCTCAGCCGATTTCGCTTTCGCGAACACCTCAAACCCCCAGCCTCCACCCCCGCCTGATGCTCTTGGTTTCCCCCTCACTGCTGCGCAGCTTCAGC TGAGGACGAGATTGACGAGGTTGAGAGCCAGCCATGGTATGGAGGCTCCGGTTCAGCATCCGGTGGTTACTACACCACCTTCCCTCCTGACGACGACGATGCTGGGGCATCTGCCCCCACCTACTATCCATAGGAGGTACTCCTTtctctcccttgtatataccatttcatttttgcatattagttttcttctcggtatctctctctttccttga